From a region of the Streptomyces tirandamycinicus genome:
- a CDS encoding alpha-ketoacid dehydrogenase subunit beta — MAVEKMSLAKALNESLRKALETDPKVLVMGEDVGKLGGVFRITDGLQKDFGEERVIDTPLAESGIVGTAIGLALRGYRPVVEIQFDGFVFPAYDQIVTQLAKMHARALGKVKLPVVVRIPYGGGIGAVEHHSESPEALFAHVAGLKVVSPSNAADGYWMLQQAIQSDDPVIFFEPKRRYWDKAEVDTESIPDPLHAARIARAGTDITLAAYGPMVKVCLEAAAAAEEEGKSVEVLDLRSMSPIDFDAVQRSVERTGRLVVVHEAPVFYGSGAEIAARITERCFYHLESPVLRVGGFHAPYPPARLEEEYLPGLDRVLDAVDRSLAY; from the coding sequence ATGGCCGTAGAGAAGATGTCGCTCGCCAAGGCGCTCAACGAGTCGCTGCGCAAGGCTCTCGAAACCGACCCCAAGGTCCTCGTCATGGGCGAGGACGTCGGCAAGCTCGGCGGGGTCTTCCGCATCACCGACGGGCTCCAGAAGGACTTCGGCGAGGAGCGGGTCATCGACACCCCGCTCGCCGAGTCCGGCATCGTCGGCACCGCGATCGGCCTGGCACTGCGCGGCTACCGCCCCGTCGTCGAGATCCAGTTCGACGGTTTCGTCTTCCCCGCGTACGACCAGATCGTCACCCAGCTCGCGAAGATGCACGCCCGCGCGCTGGGCAAGGTCAAGCTGCCGGTGGTCGTCCGCATCCCGTACGGCGGCGGCATCGGGGCGGTCGAGCACCACTCCGAGTCGCCCGAGGCGCTGTTCGCCCACGTCGCCGGTCTCAAGGTCGTGTCGCCGTCGAACGCGGCCGACGGCTACTGGATGCTGCAGCAGGCCATCCAGAGCGACGACCCGGTGATCTTCTTCGAGCCCAAGCGGCGCTACTGGGACAAGGCCGAGGTCGACACCGAGTCGATCCCCGACCCGCTGCACGCCGCCCGGATCGCCCGCGCCGGCACCGACATCACCCTCGCCGCCTACGGCCCGATGGTGAAGGTCTGCCTGGAGGCCGCCGCGGCCGCCGAGGAGGAGGGCAAGTCGGTCGAGGTCCTGGACCTGCGCTCGATGTCCCCGATCGACTTCGACGCCGTGCAGCGGTCGGTGGAGCGGACCGGCCGGCTGGTCGTCGTCCACGAGGCCCCGGTGTTCTACGGCTCGGGCGCGGAGATCGCCGCCCGCATCACCGAGCGGTGCTTCTACCATCTGGAGTCGCCGGTCCTGCGGGTCGGCGGTTTCCACGCTCCCTACCCGCCGGCCCGGCTGGAGGAGGAGTACCTTCCGGGACTGGACCGGGTGCTCGACGCCGTCGACCGCTCGCTGGCGTACTGA
- a CDS encoding dihydrolipoamide acetyltransferase family protein, whose translation MTTMTDASARFREFKMPDVGEGLTEAEILKWYVQPGDTVTDGQVVCEVETAKAAVELPIPYDGVVHELRFDEGTTVDVGTAIITVDVAPGSGPADEPRPAAAEPEAAESAAAGPEAEAPEKPAGRQPVLVGYGVAESSTKRRPRKGTSVPGQAQQAAQTEAAAAVQAELNGHGTTAPAAPRPLAKPPVRKLAKDLGVDLATVVPSGPDGIITRDDVRAAVSPAEAPAPAAVPEPVAAETATAPSAPAVAGARETRVPVKGVRKATAQAMVGSAFTAPHVTEFVTVDVTRTMKLVEELKSDKDMAGLRVNPLLLVARALLVAIRRNPEINAAWDEANQEIVLKHYVNLGIAAATPRGLIVPNIKDAHDKTLPQLAEALGELVSTAREGRTTPAAMQGGTVTITNVGVFGVDTGTPILNPGESAILAVGAIKLQPWVHKGKVKPRQVTTLALSFDHRLVDGELGSKVLADVAAVLEQPKRLITWV comes from the coding sequence GTGACGACGATGACTGACGCTTCCGCGCGCTTCCGCGAGTTCAAGATGCCCGACGTGGGCGAGGGACTCACCGAGGCCGAGATCCTCAAGTGGTACGTCCAGCCCGGCGACACGGTCACCGACGGACAGGTCGTGTGCGAGGTCGAGACCGCCAAGGCCGCGGTGGAACTGCCCATCCCCTACGACGGAGTGGTGCACGAGCTGCGCTTCGACGAGGGCACCACCGTGGACGTCGGCACCGCGATCATCACCGTGGACGTGGCGCCGGGCTCCGGCCCGGCCGACGAGCCGCGGCCCGCGGCCGCCGAGCCGGAGGCCGCCGAGTCCGCGGCCGCCGGGCCGGAGGCCGAGGCGCCGGAGAAGCCCGCCGGCCGGCAGCCGGTGCTGGTCGGCTACGGCGTGGCGGAGTCCTCCACCAAGCGCCGTCCGCGCAAGGGCACTTCGGTGCCCGGGCAGGCCCAGCAGGCCGCGCAGACCGAGGCCGCGGCGGCCGTGCAGGCCGAGCTGAACGGCCACGGGACCACGGCGCCCGCCGCGCCCCGCCCGCTGGCCAAGCCCCCGGTCCGCAAGCTGGCCAAGGACCTCGGGGTGGACCTCGCCACGGTCGTGCCCAGCGGCCCCGACGGGATCATCACCCGCGACGACGTCCGGGCGGCCGTGTCCCCGGCCGAGGCTCCCGCGCCCGCCGCAGTGCCCGAGCCGGTGGCCGCGGAGACCGCGACCGCGCCCTCCGCGCCCGCGGTGGCCGGTGCCCGCGAGACCCGCGTCCCGGTCAAGGGCGTCCGCAAGGCCACCGCCCAGGCGATGGTCGGCTCGGCCTTCACCGCACCGCACGTCACCGAGTTCGTCACGGTCGACGTCACGCGCACGATGAAGCTGGTCGAGGAGCTGAAGTCCGACAAGGACATGGCCGGGCTGCGGGTGAACCCCCTGCTGCTCGTCGCCAGGGCGCTGCTGGTCGCGATCAGGCGCAATCCGGAGATCAACGCCGCCTGGGACGAGGCGAACCAGGAGATCGTGCTCAAGCACTACGTCAACCTGGGCATCGCCGCGGCCACACCGCGCGGTCTGATCGTGCCGAACATCAAGGACGCGCACGACAAGACCCTGCCGCAGCTCGCCGAGGCCCTCGGCGAGCTGGTGTCCACCGCCCGTGAGGGGAGGACGACCCCGGCCGCGATGCAGGGCGGCACGGTGACGATCACCAATGTGGGCGTCTTCGGGGTCGACACCGGCACGCCGATCCTCAACCCCGGCGAGTCGGCGATCCTCGCGGTCGGCGCGATCAAGCTCCAGCCGTGGGTCCACAAGGGCAAGGTCAAGCCCCGCCAGGTCACCACGCTGGCGCTCTCCTTCGACCACCGGCTGGTCGACGGCGAACTGGGCTCCAAGGTCCTGGCGGACGTCGCCGCCGTGCTGGAGCAGCCGAAGAGGCTCATCACCTGGGTCTGA
- a CDS encoding D-alanyl-D-alanine carboxypeptidase family protein, which translates to MRRAATVALAGGLLLTASPLAAPAHAATPTPSITAKGGFLLDQADGRAVYGKAGNTRRQMASTTKLVTAITVLTIRGVDLNKKVTVKAEYRNYVAREGASTADLRTGDKLTVRQLLSGLMLPSGCDAAYALADTYGTGTTTAARTSSFIGKMNAKAKQLGLTNTKFDSFDGISRTGNNYTTPSDLAKLARHAMSSSVFREVVKPTSYKAAATTSTGGTRTYTWYNTNKLLGSYGGAIGVKTGTGTAAGPCLVFAATRNGKTYTGVVLASSTGDNRFKDAAKLLDFGFASSSARTMELRSLPVGTQRD; encoded by the coding sequence GTGCGTCGCGCCGCCACCGTCGCTCTCGCCGGTGGTCTGCTGCTGACGGCCTCGCCCCTGGCCGCCCCCGCGCACGCGGCGACGCCGACCCCGTCCATCACGGCCAAGGGCGGCTTCCTCCTGGACCAGGCGGACGGCAGGGCCGTCTACGGCAAGGCCGGCAACACCCGCCGCCAGATGGCCAGCACGACGAAGCTGGTGACGGCCATAACGGTGCTCACCATCCGGGGCGTGGACCTGAACAAGAAGGTCACGGTCAAGGCCGAGTACCGCAACTACGTCGCCCGCGAGGGCGCCAGCACCGCGGACCTGCGCACCGGTGACAAGCTGACCGTCCGCCAGCTGCTGTCCGGGCTGATGCTGCCGTCCGGCTGCGACGCCGCGTACGCCCTGGCCGACACGTACGGCACGGGCACCACGACCGCCGCCCGCACCAGCTCCTTCATCGGCAAGATGAACGCGAAGGCCAAGCAACTGGGCCTGACCAACACCAAGTTCGACTCGTTCGACGGCATCTCGCGGACCGGGAACAACTACACCACCCCGTCGGACCTGGCGAAGCTGGCCCGTCACGCGATGAGCAGCTCCGTCTTCCGCGAGGTCGTCAAGCCGACGTCGTACAAGGCCGCGGCCACGACCAGCACCGGCGGCACCCGCACGTACACCTGGTACAACACCAACAAGCTGCTGGGCTCGTACGGCGGCGCCATCGGTGTGAAGACCGGTACCGGCACGGCGGCGGGCCCCTGCCTCGTCTTCGCCGCGACCCGCAACGGCAAGACCTACACCGGCGTGGTCCTGGCGTCGTCCACGGGCGACAACCGGTTCAAGGACGCGGCGAAGCTCCTCGACTTCGGCTTCGCCTCCAGCAGCGCCCGCACGATGGAGCTGCGTTCGCTCCCGGTCGGCACCCAGCGGGACTGA
- a CDS encoding GntR family transcriptional regulator, with amino-acid sequence MPTAPVRQPPAAERVYAHIKQAVLDRRYEGGTLLTEGELAEAVGVSRTPVREALLKLEMEGLLRLYPKKGALVLAVSAQEIADVVETRLLVEEFTVRRAVPAPPRLIRRLEELLDEHRRCAESGDLAEVAATDRCFHAEIVRHAGNEILSRLYDQLRDRQLRMGVAVMHSHPDRVAKNIAEHAELLDAIRAGDAERAAACVRRHLGWVKVLVRGEEG; translated from the coding sequence ATGCCCACCGCCCCCGTGAGACAGCCCCCTGCCGCCGAGCGCGTCTACGCCCACATCAAGCAGGCCGTCCTCGACCGCCGCTACGAGGGCGGCACCCTGCTCACCGAGGGCGAACTCGCCGAAGCCGTCGGGGTGTCCCGCACCCCCGTCCGCGAGGCGCTCCTCAAGCTGGAGATGGAAGGACTCCTCAGGCTCTACCCGAAGAAGGGCGCGCTCGTGCTCGCCGTCTCCGCGCAGGAGATCGCGGACGTGGTCGAAACCCGGCTGCTGGTCGAGGAGTTCACCGTCCGCCGGGCCGTCCCCGCCCCGCCCCGGCTGATCCGGCGCCTGGAGGAACTGCTCGACGAGCACAGGCGGTGTGCCGAGTCCGGCGACCTCGCCGAGGTCGCCGCCACCGACCGCTGCTTCCATGCGGAGATCGTCCGCCACGCCGGCAACGAGATCCTCTCCCGCCTCTACGACCAGCTGCGCGACCGCCAGTTGAGGATGGGGGTCGCCGTCATGCACTCCCACCCCGACCGCGTCGCCAAGAACATCGCCGAGCACGCCGAGTTGCTGGACGCCATCAGGGCCGGTGACGCCGAGCGGGCCGCGGCCTGTGTGCGCCGGCACCTGGGCTGGGTGAAGGTGCTGGTCCGGGGTGAGGAGGGATGA
- a CDS encoding MFS transporter has protein sequence MSRECAALPGDPPGGRRAALVWGIGVAVYFVAVIFRTSLGVAGLDAADRFDVNASALSAFSILQLLVYAGMQIPVGLMVDRLGTRKVLALGVVLFTAGQLGFAFSPSYGTALAARALLGCGDAMTFISVLRLGSRWFPARRGPFVAQVAALFGMAGNLVSTLVVSRMLEGLGWTATFAGSAAAGAVVLVLLLLFLRDHPEGWEPPSAGPAGAVFVRRQLALSWREPGTRLGMWVHFTTQFPAMVFLLLWGLPFLVEAQRLSRETAGWLLTLVVVSHMVVGLVYGQIIARHHAARAPLALGTAAATATAWAATLAFPGDRAPMWLLITLCAVLGACGPASMIGFDFARPANPPERQGTASGIVNMGGFVASMTTLLAVGVLLDATGGDYRVAFSSVFALQALGVTQILRLRARTVRLERERLVASRVEAVHVPV, from the coding sequence ATGAGCCGGGAGTGCGCCGCACTGCCCGGCGATCCCCCGGGTGGACGCCGGGCCGCCCTCGTCTGGGGCATCGGCGTCGCCGTCTACTTCGTCGCCGTCATCTTCCGTACCTCGCTGGGCGTCGCCGGCCTCGACGCGGCCGACCGCTTCGACGTCAACGCCTCCGCGCTCTCGGCCTTCTCCATACTCCAGCTGCTCGTCTACGCGGGCATGCAGATACCCGTCGGCCTCATGGTCGACCGGCTCGGCACCAGGAAGGTGCTGGCCCTCGGCGTCGTCCTGTTCACCGCCGGGCAGCTCGGCTTCGCCTTCTCCCCCTCGTACGGGACCGCCCTCGCCGCACGGGCGCTCCTCGGCTGCGGCGACGCGATGACCTTCATCAGCGTGCTGCGGCTCGGCTCCCGCTGGTTCCCCGCCCGCCGTGGACCGTTCGTCGCCCAGGTCGCGGCACTGTTCGGGATGGCGGGCAACCTGGTCTCCACCCTCGTGGTCTCCCGGATGCTGGAGGGCCTCGGCTGGACCGCGACGTTCGCGGGCAGCGCCGCGGCCGGGGCGGTCGTCCTCGTCCTGCTCCTCCTCTTCCTCAGGGACCATCCCGAGGGCTGGGAGCCGCCGTCCGCCGGGCCGGCCGGTGCGGTCTTCGTCCGCCGGCAGCTCGCCCTCTCCTGGCGCGAGCCCGGCACCAGGCTCGGGATGTGGGTGCACTTCACCACCCAGTTCCCCGCCATGGTGTTCCTGCTGCTGTGGGGGCTGCCGTTCCTCGTCGAGGCCCAGCGGCTCTCCCGGGAGACCGCCGGCTGGCTGCTCACCCTCGTGGTCGTCTCCCACATGGTGGTGGGACTGGTCTACGGGCAGATCATCGCCCGGCACCACGCCGCCCGGGCGCCGCTCGCCCTCGGTACGGCCGCGGCGACGGCCACGGCATGGGCGGCCACCCTCGCCTTCCCGGGAGACCGGGCCCCGATGTGGCTGCTGATCACGCTCTGCGCGGTCCTCGGCGCATGCGGCCCCGCCTCGATGATCGGTTTCGACTTCGCCCGCCCCGCCAACCCGCCGGAACGCCAGGGGACCGCGTCCGGCATCGTCAACATGGGCGGCTTCGTGGCCTCCATGACCACGCTGCTGGCGGTTGGCGTACTGCTGGACGCGACCGGCGGCGACTACCGCGTCGCGTTCTCCTCCGTCTTCGCCCTGCAGGCGCTGGGCGTGACGCAGATCCTCCGGCTGCGGGCACGCACGGTCCGGCTGGAGCGGGAGCGGCTGGTGGCGAGCCGGGTCGAGGCGGTCCACGTCCCGGTGTGA
- a CDS encoding maleylpyruvate isomerase family mycothiol-dependent enzyme translates to MTVHPSLQTYADAWTHSIEAISELVQPLAEGEWNRPTPCPAWSVRDIVSHIIGMECEMLGDPRPIHSLPRDLYHVRSEFARYMEMQVDVRRHHTAPEMTSELEYTIIRRNRQLRNENRSPETMVRAPLGAEQTLEQAYRMRAFDVWVHEQDLRAALNAPGNLDSPGAFVARDQFISALPKVVAKGAGAPPHSAVVVDVHGPVEFLRTVRVGADGRGTVDGSPSLGPAVTLALDWETYVRLAAGRVRPAAVADRIKIEGDPGLADAILESFAVTP, encoded by the coding sequence GTGACCGTCCATCCCAGTCTCCAGACCTACGCCGACGCCTGGACCCACTCCATCGAAGCCATATCCGAGCTGGTGCAGCCGCTCGCGGAGGGCGAGTGGAACCGCCCGACGCCGTGCCCCGCATGGTCGGTTCGCGACATCGTGTCGCACATCATCGGCATGGAGTGCGAGATGCTCGGCGACCCCCGCCCGATCCACAGCCTGCCGCGCGATCTCTACCATGTGCGCAGCGAGTTCGCCCGCTACATGGAGATGCAGGTCGATGTGCGCCGCCACCACACGGCGCCGGAGATGACCTCCGAGCTCGAGTACACGATCATCCGGCGGAACCGTCAGCTGCGGAACGAGAACCGCTCTCCGGAGACGATGGTGCGCGCCCCGCTGGGTGCGGAGCAGACGCTGGAACAGGCCTACCGTATGCGGGCGTTCGACGTCTGGGTGCACGAACAGGACCTGCGCGCCGCGCTGAACGCGCCGGGCAACCTCGACTCCCCCGGCGCGTTCGTCGCCCGTGACCAGTTCATCTCGGCGCTGCCGAAGGTCGTCGCCAAGGGCGCCGGGGCGCCACCCCACTCGGCGGTGGTCGTCGATGTGCACGGGCCGGTGGAGTTCCTGCGGACGGTGCGGGTCGGCGCGGACGGACGCGGCACCGTCGACGGCTCGCCGTCACTGGGCCCGGCCGTGACGCTGGCGCTGGACTGGGAGACCTATGTGCGGCTGGCGGCCGGCCGGGTCCGGCCCGCCGCCGTCGCCGACCGAATCAAGATCGAAGGGGACCCCGGCCTCGCGGACGCGATCCTGGAGTCGTTCGCGGTGACGCCGTAG
- a CDS encoding carbon-nitrogen family hydrolase — protein MRASLIQIAVDRDEPVDSRRRRAAELVREQRGSALVVLPELWTVGAFAYDSFETEAETLDGPTHRVMAEAAADAGVWLHAGSVVERAADGRLFNTSLVLSPEGRLAGVYRKIHRFGFDKGEAVMMAAGEDLVTVRLPEATLGLGTCYDLRFPELFRGLVDAGADTLVVPAGWPERRRAHWTLLAQARAVENQAYVLACGSAGTHAGVEQAGHSIVVDPWGEVLAEAGAGEEVLTVDLDPKRPGATREQFPALKDRRLGLAPPAVRGS, from the coding sequence GTGCGCGCCTCACTCATCCAGATCGCGGTAGACCGTGACGAACCGGTGGACTCCCGCCGTCGCCGAGCGGCCGAACTGGTCCGGGAGCAACGGGGTTCCGCCCTTGTCGTCCTTCCCGAACTCTGGACCGTGGGGGCCTTCGCCTACGACTCCTTCGAGACGGAGGCCGAGACGCTGGACGGCCCCACGCACCGGGTCATGGCGGAGGCCGCGGCCGACGCGGGCGTCTGGCTGCACGCCGGATCCGTCGTCGAGCGGGCCGCCGACGGCCGCCTCTTCAACACCTCGCTGGTGCTGTCCCCCGAGGGCCGCCTCGCGGGCGTCTACCGGAAGATCCACCGCTTCGGCTTCGACAAGGGCGAGGCCGTGATGATGGCCGCGGGCGAGGACCTGGTGACCGTACGGCTGCCCGAGGCGACCCTCGGTCTCGGCACCTGCTACGACCTGCGCTTCCCGGAGCTCTTCCGCGGCCTGGTGGACGCCGGCGCCGACACGCTCGTCGTCCCCGCGGGCTGGCCGGAGCGGCGGCGTGCCCACTGGACCCTGCTGGCGCAGGCCCGGGCGGTGGAGAACCAGGCGTACGTCCTCGCCTGCGGCAGCGCGGGCACCCACGCGGGCGTGGAGCAGGCGGGCCACAGCATCGTCGTCGACCCGTGGGGCGAGGTCCTGGCGGAGGCGGGCGCCGGTGAGGAGGTCCTCACGGTCGACCTGGACCCGAAGAGGCCGGGGGCGACCCGCGAGCAGTTCCCGGCCCTCAAGGACCGCCGTCTGGGCCTGGCACCCCCGGCGGTACGGGGGAGCTGA
- a CDS encoding recombinase family protein, with protein MHQHTTADLYLRLSLDREGKTAIDRQEADCRAWAERNGLTVRKVHIDRGRSGYKNVSRKGFDAAITAATAGVVGVLIVWKLDRLSRKGIGEVGKALDDIGRVGGRLVSVMDGLDTKNDSARVTIAMLAELARNESRNLGMRVGNAKRYLRQRGQWIGGQPPYGLLVDPEAKKLVHDPETAVYARLIADEALSGKVLVHIARLLNEHGVESARGGEWNSSSVMQLLRSPAFAGLMPQTEYEEQPDGTRKYMNRVSPYRDPETLETVSIGEGIITVGERELILRQLEARTFPLAGKRHGHKQGKSLLTGIARCGLCGARMSKAGTSYQCSSHRMGRGCSGVSARVESIDDYVTRAFLSRLPSLEPQDPLLAVIADRWVQREDPEVFAKRDAIEAEIADEGARLAELEEARYVRGEFTGEDAIDRYNRLAGRLRTRIEGLRADLLRMPTPSVDISPLLDANLLREAWEADDAAGRRERLGLAIDRVEVQRGKVGVRFNGDERCRIVWATRSEAGVESTGDEVTE; from the coding sequence GTGCACCAACACACCACTGCTGACCTGTACTTGCGCCTGTCCCTGGACCGGGAGGGCAAGACCGCGATCGACCGCCAGGAAGCCGACTGCCGCGCATGGGCGGAGCGCAACGGACTGACCGTCCGCAAGGTCCACATCGACCGTGGACGTTCCGGTTACAAGAACGTCAGCCGCAAGGGGTTCGATGCGGCGATCACAGCAGCCACGGCCGGCGTAGTGGGCGTTCTGATCGTCTGGAAGCTCGACCGTCTGTCCCGCAAGGGCATCGGCGAGGTCGGCAAGGCGCTGGACGACATAGGCCGGGTCGGCGGACGGCTGGTCTCCGTCATGGACGGCCTCGACACGAAGAACGACAGCGCCCGGGTCACCATCGCGATGCTGGCGGAACTGGCGCGCAACGAGTCCCGCAACCTTGGGATGCGCGTCGGCAACGCCAAGCGGTACCTACGGCAGCGGGGCCAGTGGATCGGCGGACAGCCGCCTTACGGGCTGCTGGTGGACCCGGAGGCGAAGAAGCTCGTCCACGACCCCGAGACCGCCGTCTACGCCCGCCTGATCGCCGACGAGGCGCTGTCCGGGAAGGTCCTCGTCCACATCGCCCGGCTGCTGAACGAGCACGGGGTGGAGTCCGCCCGTGGGGGCGAGTGGAACTCGTCCAGCGTCATGCAACTCCTTCGTTCACCGGCCTTCGCCGGTCTCATGCCGCAGACCGAGTACGAGGAGCAGCCGGACGGGACACGCAAGTACATGAACCGGGTCTCTCCCTACCGAGACCCGGAGACGCTGGAGACCGTGAGCATCGGTGAGGGGATCATCACGGTCGGGGAGCGTGAGCTCATCCTCCGCCAGCTCGAAGCGCGCACGTTTCCTCTGGCGGGGAAGCGGCACGGTCACAAGCAGGGGAAGTCGCTGCTCACCGGGATAGCACGTTGTGGGCTCTGCGGGGCCCGGATGAGCAAGGCCGGCACGTCGTACCAGTGCTCCAGCCACCGCATGGGGCGGGGATGCTCCGGTGTCTCGGCCCGTGTGGAGAGCATTGACGACTACGTGACTCGGGCGTTCCTCTCACGCCTGCCGTCCCTGGAGCCTCAGGACCCGCTGCTCGCCGTGATCGCCGATCGCTGGGTACAGAGGGAGGACCCGGAGGTTTTCGCGAAGCGGGACGCGATCGAGGCGGAGATCGCGGACGAGGGGGCCCGTCTGGCGGAACTGGAGGAGGCCAGGTACGTCCGTGGCGAGTTCACCGGCGAAGACGCGATCGACCGGTACAACCGGCTCGCCGGACGACTTCGTACCCGGATCGAGGGGCTGCGCGCGGACCTACTGCGGATGCCGACCCCTTCCGTGGACATCTCTCCACTCCTGGATGCGAACCTGCTGCGTGAAGCCTGGGAGGCCGACGACGCAGCCGGAAGGCGTGAACGCCTCGGCCTCGCAATCGATCGCGTGGAAGTCCAGCGAGGCAAGGTGGGCGTGAGGTTCAACGGTGACGAGCGCTGCCGGATCGTCTGGGCGACCAGAAGCGAGGCTGGGGTGGAATCCACGGGTGACGAAGTGACGGAATGA
- a CDS encoding DUF6879 family protein: protein MQPPARHALARAKHSAVHLELRDSYMLDDPEFIAWQQGKRLDPADRSSWWGGWHDAVSEATGRGVVVRRLRIVSEPISDYVRYEYDCTFTNIAAGELVRWLPRRQTTDLALPGTDFWLFDSAQALFHHFTGNGQLDQDGREYTEEPERVKLCAVAFEAAWQRAVPHEEYRPR from the coding sequence GTGCAGCCACCCGCCCGTCATGCACTGGCACGAGCAAAGCACTCGGCGGTGCATCTTGAGTTGCGTGACAGCTACATGCTCGATGACCCCGAGTTCATCGCGTGGCAGCAGGGGAAGCGCCTCGACCCCGCTGACCGGTCTTCGTGGTGGGGCGGCTGGCACGACGCGGTAAGCGAAGCGACGGGCCGAGGGGTCGTGGTCCGGCGGCTCCGGATCGTGTCGGAGCCGATCAGCGACTACGTGCGGTACGAGTACGACTGCACGTTCACGAACATCGCGGCGGGTGAACTGGTCCGGTGGCTGCCGCGGCGGCAGACGACGGACTTGGCCTTGCCGGGTACCGATTTCTGGCTGTTCGACAGCGCGCAGGCGCTGTTCCACCACTTCACCGGGAACGGGCAGCTCGACCAGGACGGGCGGGAGTACACGGAGGAGCCCGAGCGGGTGAAGCTGTGCGCCGTCGCCTTCGAAGCAGCCTGGCAACGGGCCGTTCCGCACGAGGAGTACCGACCGCGCTGA